GCAACCACATCAGATACCAAGTTTGGGGTATTCTATTAAATTTTACCATGATTAATGCCTGAATACACATTAGGAATACGGATGAATTGAGTTCTGGAGATGACATCAAAACCATGGCATAATCACGATCACTGATGTTTATATACAGTCAGAGAATACAGAAACATATGGTTTCTGGTGAAAGAAAATTGTATCATCAAGACAAACTGAGTTAATAGAGGAATGAAATGTTTGTCTAGAACAAGGAGATTTTAACGGGATATTACCATAGAAAAGGGGGGCATAGAGACATTAATCAGTcaaatttctttattgttttggtaaagaaaatgtgtactAAGGAAAAGCTATTGCCAAGATTAGAGGATGAAAACGGTTATTTATCTTTTAAGCTTGTGTTGTATATTTTTCACATTTGTATGCACCTCAGCTTCCATTTGTATAGCTTGCTAGGCTACATTTTCACTGCAACTGTGCTTGGTTGACTTATACCAGAATGCATGAGATCAGAAAAGTTGTTTTTCATGTATTCTATCATTTGCATGATTTAAACACGTAGATGGCTCAATATGTTCCAGTCAGAGTTCTAAATCCAAGAAATAATCTGAAGTTCTCTGTAGTGAACtcttaatctttaaagaaaatggcAAAAGAGGAGGATGAAACATAATAATGCTGAGTGAATGTGATGAGATTCTGATTTACCAAGATTTCTCagtcatatatattttaggattttttagaCCTTATGTAATATTAAggtgaggggctggcgcagtggtgtagcagataaagccgcagcctgcagtgccggcatcccataggggcaggCAGATcgaatcccagcttctccacttgcaatccagctctctgctatggcctgagaaagcagtagaagatggcccaagtccttgggcccctgcacccttgtgggggacccggaatacactcctggatcctggctccagattgcctcagctctggcccttgcagccatcagaggagtgaaccaacgggtggaaaacttttttttctgtttctctgtctctttttctcgcctctgcttctctgtaaatctgcctttcaagtaaataaataaataaatatttaaaaaagaaatattgaggTGAAAACGAAAATAATACTCTTTCTGCTTTAGACTATGCTATTCTCTGAAATTCTCATGAATCTtattagtttttttattattattatctttaccCTACAGATGAGTCAACCAAGGCTGAGAAAATATCAGGTTATCCAGCTTAAATTACTATTTTAAACTATTTGCTGTTAGCCTCCAAGAAAATCCTTCTTCTCCACAATTTCTTCATTGCACTCTTTACTTCTGCATTTCTCAGAGTATAAATCAGAGGATTTAACATGGGGGTGATAATGGTGTAAAATATAGCCACCATCTTATCCTCTGAGAAGGTTGTGTCAGGCCGCATATACATAAAagtgcagggaccaaagaagatgATGACCACAGCAATGTGGGAGCCACAGGTAGAGAGAGCCTTGCGCCTGCCCTCTgctgactgctttctcagggacacCAGGATGACAGTATAGGAGATTAGCAAGATAACAAAGCTTCCCAGAGTAATAGTGCCACTGTTAGCTGTCACAACAACACCAACAGTGTAGGTATCTGTGCAGGCAAGCTTCAACACAGGGTGGACATCACAAAAGTAGTGGTCAATCTCATTGGGTCCACAAAAGGGTAATTGCACTACCAGAGCCACTTGAATAATGGAGTGTACAAACCCACCCACCCATGTCCCCAGCAGCATTTTATTGCATCTCTCCCGGTCCATGATGGTCATGTAGTGCAGTGGTTTACAGATAGCCACATAACGGTCATAGGCCATCACAGTAAGAATGAAGATCTCAGTGCACCCAAAGAAATGCACCACAAAGAGTTGCAGCATACATCCCGCATAGGAGATAGCTTTTTTCTCTGCTAACAAGTCAGCAATCATCTTGGGAACAATAGCTGAAGAGTAACAAATATCCACAAAAGACAAGTAGTTGAGAAAGAAATACATAGGAAACTTGAGCAGGCGGCCCAGGCAAACTGTCATCATGATGAGGAGGTTTCCCAGTAGAATGATGGtgtagaagaaagaaaacagcacaAAACAAATTTCTTCAACCTCTGGGTCCTGAGAAAGTCCCCAGAAAATGAACTCACtgacattgtttattttttccatggaATAAGTCCACAAGGCCAAGTTCCCAAGAGGCACTTAATATTAcctaaaagaaacattaaagTTACTCACAGCATCCATTTCTAACTCATAACCCGTGGATGTTAGCAATAACTAATAATGGGATAACAGGTCATTACTGCTGATTAACTTGCGTACTTAAAGAAATTGATGTAAACCTATTCTTGTCTTTTTGCCTTCATAAAGAATTGCTTTCCCTCCTTTCAGATGAGGAAGTGAACTCCAAAGAGATAGAGTAAACTTTCTCATGTTACCAAGTGACTGTCTTCACTTACCTTTGATGAAGTTTTATTCACTTGCTTCTAAAATTCgctttgttcttgttttgtcAACTTCTACTTTTGGAAATATGGTAACAATTACATATCTTGAAATATTCTTGAGCTGGAAGTGAAAACATGCCCCATAAACTACCATGACCAAGCATCAAATTCACAGATGAGTACCAAAGTAAAGGAGACTGTGTAATATTTGCAAATTCTCCTTTTTATGAAGCTCAGATCTTTGTACAAATGAACTTATGCCCCACACCTCTCTCAGGTTAGTCTTCTAGTCAAAAGGTCATGTGGTAGAGTGGAAACAAGACAAAAGATTATACAAATCTGAGTCTGAAATAATAATATTGGAATTCTTGGTGAGTCATTTAACTTCATGGAACTTCCTTTATCCTATTGAGAAAACAATAGAGTTTTAATTTTACGATCACCCACTATATCAGTTGTGAGTTCTACCGTGAAATTAAATCACTTCTGCTGGCTCGAAATAGCCATAGACCTTGATAGTAAGGCCGTTATAACAGAAgataaaacattgaagaaatttCAGGAGACAATTCAAGATCAGTTTTGTTTGAAAGCATGAGAAGTGCCATCGTGGGTGATTTCTCCATCTTCAAGCTCAAGTTTCCCAAGGCTCCCCTAGTATTTACTTACCTATGgtattttaaacatttccttttttctggTAACTGAAACacagataaaggaaaaaaatgaaagattctgCCTTTTACACTTGCCTTTATCGTCTTTCTTATTATTCAAGTTTAGAATGCTGTGTGGTGTTTCCCCTAATTGTGTACATTAAATATTTCAGGGAGAGATCATCACTCCATGATATTGTAATGGGCTCATAAAGAATATGATATTTatctaaatgaatgaatcttgttTGCTAAAATTCCAAGTGCTGTGGTAGAGTCACTGGTATGTTGGGGTAGAAAGAAGTATATGGGACAGTTTAATCAAGAGATTTTCAGGGTTCTTTCTCAAATCAGACCATGGATGTAAATGATTCCTCTAGTTACAGGTTGTGTAGCTGAGACTCCAGCTCCTTGATATGCCTTAACCTTCACGCTTGGAGCTCCTGCTGAGCTGTGAGTGTAGCTAGCTCTCTGCAGCAATATTGTGCCATGGGCTATCATTTTGGGGGGCACTACGCATCTATGTTTCTTCATCTGTGTATATTAGCATTGCTAAAGTAGTCAGTACAGGAATACCTTCTCTTGGGCATTATAAAATAATGACATTAACAGAGCAGTAATAGTAATTTAATAATTCAAATGCAGACTTAAGCACACTTCCTGTTGTAAATGTCCCTTCCCCTTTGGTTTTCCTgaataattatatacatatatacatgatattcaaatatacacatacatatatgatcCTCTACTATGAAAGCCTTGCAGTTTAAGGGAGATCAAATTGTAGCATTTTTTGGCAATTGTTATTGAAGTTTTTTGACTTCCATCTAGAAGAAACAGCCTTGACAAGACTTGGAACTGTTTCTCTACTATCCATACTGCAGGATCCTAGAGGAATAATATCCCTTTAAACCAAGATACCTCTCAAGGATCCACCCACCCTACCCTGCTGCTTTCTGAGTATTCAAGTAGGATAAAGCCtcactttttttgaaagagtagcttggtattttcttatttaaagttACTTTACCTCATAGTCATGTATAGATAAGTGTCATTATCATCTTTGCAATGACAatctttccatttactttataatcacaagtttaatccTCCATTAAGTAAAGAACTCAAAAAGCATTATGCGGAAAAACCACAGTTCTCAGGAGTGGAATTATCACTATGCTCCTCAATATATAtagatgaaatttgttcactgtaaaaaattgaataaaattaattaaactcAAAAACCTCAGTTGAATTCTCCTTTTGGCATATTCTGAActagtttaaaaagaaacaagatcTCACCAGTATTACCCGGGTCTTGAGATGCTTTATGTCCTCTCTTTTCTGCATATGCTTTCCGTGCAGATGTTCAAAGTCAAATAAGACTGACACTTGAGGAACTGCTTTGTGAAGAGTTAGTAGCGCAGAACCCCTGGCCCCCAAAATGCAAAGGCTGGTGCAGATCAGTACACTTTATTGCTGGTTTTCTCACTTAACAAAAACCTACATTCACAGATCCTTTGGCAAGTAATGCTCCTTTCTTAACTTCATATAAGGTCTATTTATACAGAGTGATGCAAAATGATAATGACCATGGGGAAAACTTTTCCCTAAAGTTTTCCTCCATAGGTGAAGCCAAATTGCAAGCCCAGCACTGATCTTTGATTTTCAGTACCAAAATtaacagtaaataaatattattgctAGATTTAAAACCCTaccaatttttctatttattattataaacttAATCCACAAATGTAACAATGGTAATAATTGTTCTTCCAATTCATGTGATTCAATATAACAATctactatatatttaatatataataaatgtgtTTTGTGTTAAtattggattttaatttttcctttttttgaaaattttatttgagtggAAAAGAGAGGATTCGTTTTGCTGTTAGTTTTCATTTGCTGTTGGGCTTCATTCCTTTCTGGTCCAGACTCTGCTGACTTCTGAACAGAGGTGGAATAAGATTCATTTGTGGACTATACTTGTGGTCTTGACTTTTATTGGTTACTTCTTCCAAAAATGTTACTTTTTTCATTTACcttgagatacagagaaagagagagcgagctcccgtccactggttcacgtcccagaagACCACAATGATTGGGTTTAGTccagggccgaagccaggagctgggaaaccaGTCAAtgtctcccaggtaagtggcaggaactcaattacttgcagcttcactgctgctttccagggtctgaattagcaggaggcaggaggcaggacctGGATGCAGGAATcatcccaggtactccaacaagAAATGTGTGTTTGACCAGCACCAGAAACACCCATACCTCATTTACTTTCTTGCTCTAAATCATTAGAGTTGACCCTTGATCACTAATAGTCTTGATTTTTCTCCCCTATTCCTATTATTTCCTTTCCTGCTATGCTTACCTTTGTTCCTCCTTCTTATCCTCTCTTAACCTTTTTTTTATCACACAATAACCAAAACGCCAAGGGCATTTTGTTCATATTCTCACTCTCATGAGTTAACAGAGGAAATAAGTGAAAAATCAAGAGCAAGACACAAAGGAGTGTGTTTGGTTTTGTGGAAGCAGTCAACATGTCTAAGCtattgtattagtttcctattgtTGCTGTAATGagttaacaaaaatatattaGCTTAAATCAATACAAATACATTGCCTTTGAGCTATGGAGTTAAGTCCAACACTTATCTCACTGAACTAGCATCAAGGCACTGGAAGATCGGACTCCTTCCTAGATACATAACCTTGATTCTTCCAGATTCCAGAAGCTGCCTGCAATCCTGTGTCCTCTTTCCTCTATGTTCAAAGCCAACAGCGTAGCATCTTCAAAtagctctctctgactctcatcTCCTTTTCAGTCTCACTCTTCCACTTTAAAGAACCTTTGTGAAAACATGTTTAGCTCAATGGATGATACACtggtgtcccatgtcagagtgtctggattcaatATTTGGCTCTAGTGCTTGACTTcaactttttatattttgaacACTGGGAGACTCAAAAAATTGGGCTGCTACCACCTACCTAGGATACCTGGTTTGCGGgaccagctgctggcttcagcactGACTCAACCAACTATTGTAGGCACTTTGATAGTAACTGGTGTAGGGGATTACGcactccccctctgcctcctcttctcacTCCCCTTCCTCCACTCCCTCTCATTCTATCCATcatccctcacccccccccccaagaaagaaaaaagtccatTGTGAATACTTTGGGACCACTTGCATAGTGTAGTTGCAGACTAACATCTTTGATTTAAGGTCAACTGATCAGCAAACCTGATTCCATTTGCGATCCCAATCTCCGTTTTATATGTTACAAGCCATATTCACAGGTGCTGCATATTAGTTAGTGCACATCATTGAGAGCCCCTGTTTTGCCACTACAGTTTGTTGGTTAGCTGTAAAACTGTCGGAAAGTCACTCCACATTTTTCCTGACTCTGCAAGTTGTATTTCAGAATTTAAGAGATGCTGGAAAACAAGTTTTGGATAAActatataatgtattttaatgtaATAGTAATATGCAGTTATTAACTTAGGAATCTAAGTAAGGAAGGCTATCTGATGAGAAAAATCTCTTAGGTTGaaaaagccaggccaaagccaagagccagaacgtAAAGATTGTTGGCAGAGACCTGAGtattgatccatcatctgctgcttcccagacgttacatgagcagggagctgtgtcagaagtacAGGTGGAACTCAGTCTTAAACACTACCATATGAGACAAGGGCACTGCAAGTTGTAGCTCACTCCACAATTTCTAGGTTTATTACAGGGCTATGACTTTTCTTATTGCTAATTTGTTTTTGAATTGCATACATTCCTTCCTGGAACATCTACCATTTTTACAAAAAGTAGGCACTATAACTCCTTTCAGTGAGAAGGTAAGTGTAGTTAACTGTCAGCCACTTttattgtcttttattttgtGTAATTGCACTGGACATACCTCAAATCACTTTTCTTGAAAATAGTATAGAGTTCAAGGACAATAGTTTGCATAAGCCTTTAATGGgctaatttcaatttcttttggcatccactctggttttttttttaacttttatttaatgaacataaatttccaatgtacagcttatggattacaatggcttccacctcccatagcttccctcccacccgcaaccctcccctctcccgcttcctctccccttccattcacatcaagattcattttcaattctctttatatacagaagagcaatttagtatatattaagtaaagatttcaacaatttgcacccacatagaaacacaaagtgaaacatactgtttgagtactagttatagcattaaatcacaatggacagtaCATTAAGgccagagatcccacatgaggagcaagtgcaaagtgactcctgttgttgacccaacaaattgacactctagtttatggtgccagtaaccaccctaggctcccgtcaagagttgccaaggctatggaaaccttccaagctctccgactctgatcatatttggacaaggtcataaaggacagggtgaggatagtaaccaataatcctaagagtggcattaaccaggtctgaacaattatacagcaataagtggggaagaggaccatcagtacacacaggttgggagtagagccattggtggtagagtagaggttatgattacaaaggaatgaggcccaagtacactagacagggtctagaacaaaggacagagtcattattagaggagctaagaaaggtgctgtctaagctacaattaagttttctgattgagaggcaaatagaacctgacagaaggggcttgataataatctgttgggctttaggccttgtaagttaagaggtccatacctatctatctcttcacatggggtacatcctaagggaggtgtgaacctcctaggggaaggcactctgttgactttcattacttggctggcctgggaggagagctggccaggaaaaggcaggtggcatctctaacaaaaaatttacagttctgcctgcaatgttgcttaccctacttggctgtcccctcagctgcagtggtcactttggaagttgggctgagtgaagggcttttcagcttagagccaataagatctgtggctctgacctgggcctctttccactccagggcaggtccatttccagtgatccaactcttggcagagctgccagggctcttcacaagctgacttctgctgaagcccaggcttaccacattgaaagccactgcagtggactggcctgttgggtctccttgagggcagatcactgtacagatcagccattaataggcctgccacccattgcttctgatgccgagctttcttttcctcctggtttttgttaaagcagaccagaggatgcaagtcaagggagtgcccgagtcccatctctaatctttggtggcctgaactacaagtctatagtcacaggcatgttctgtagtagtttttcttttttttttctttttttttttttttgacaggcagagtggacagtgagagagagaaacagagagaaaggtcttccttttgcagttagttcaccctccaatggccgccgcggctggcgcactgcggccggcacaccgcactgatccgatattaggagccaggggcttctcctggtctcccatggggtgcagggcccaaccacttgggccatcct
This window of the Lepus europaeus isolate LE1 chromosome 7, mLepTim1.pri, whole genome shotgun sequence genome carries:
- the LOC133764300 gene encoding olfactory receptor 4S2-like, with translation MEKINNVSEFIFWGLSQDPEVEEICFVLFSFFYTIILLGNLLIMMTVCLGRLLKFPMYFFLNYLSFVDICYSSAIVPKMIADLLAEKKAISYAGCMLQLFVVHFFGCTEIFILTVMAYDRYVAICKPLHYMTIMDRERCNKMLLGTWVGGFVHSIIQVALVVQLPFCGPNEIDHYFCDVHPVLKLACTDTYTVGVVVTANSGTITLGSFVILLISYTVILVSLRKQSAEGRRKALSTCGSHIAVVIIFFGPCTFMYMRPDTTFSEDKMVAIFYTIITPMLNPLIYTLRNAEVKSAMKKLWRRRIFLEANSK